The following are encoded together in the Streptomyces sp. NBC_00341 genome:
- a CDS encoding nucleotidyl transferase AbiEii/AbiGii toxin family protein yields MANPTRDTTAGRVYNDLRNLARRNSRSTDEVMVEYILERFLYRLASSSLGREHFVLKGGLLLAQFGARRMTRDVDILGRSFPGTETEIIHRIAAIAATESDDGVVFDTTTLKTVPIREEDEYHGLRLSMVAFIARARLKLQLDISFGDPVTPGPRIIDYPQQLTTDSFQLLGYPLATVIAEKLSTAISLGDLNTRDRDYGDLYRLLTLNDLDGQELTTALTATATHRGITLKPLSTTITDLGKRRQTSYTAWRRRQGTAATSYPGRFTDVVRQVTAFADTLLNGDAVNLTWSAATLTWS; encoded by the coding sequence ATGGCCAACCCCACCCGCGACACCACCGCCGGCCGCGTCTACAACGACCTGCGCAACCTGGCGCGCCGCAACAGCCGGTCCACGGACGAGGTCATGGTCGAGTACATCCTCGAACGGTTCCTCTACCGCCTGGCCTCATCGTCCCTGGGCCGGGAGCACTTCGTCCTCAAAGGTGGCCTGCTGCTCGCCCAGTTCGGCGCACGTCGAATGACCCGGGACGTCGACATCCTCGGTCGATCTTTCCCAGGCACAGAAACAGAGATCATCCACAGAATCGCGGCCATCGCCGCCACCGAGAGCGACGACGGCGTCGTATTCGATACCACGACACTCAAGACCGTCCCCATTCGTGAGGAGGACGAGTACCACGGCCTACGCCTGTCCATGGTCGCCTTCATCGCCCGAGCACGACTCAAGCTCCAACTGGATATCAGCTTCGGCGACCCCGTCACCCCAGGCCCCCGGATCATCGACTATCCGCAGCAACTCACGACGGACAGCTTTCAGCTCCTCGGCTACCCACTCGCCACCGTCATCGCCGAAAAACTCTCCACCGCCATCTCACTGGGCGACCTCAACACCCGCGACCGCGACTACGGTGACCTCTACCGCCTACTCACCCTCAACGACCTGGACGGCCAAGAACTCACCACAGCGCTGACCGCCACCGCCACACACCGCGGCATCACTCTGAAACCCCTCAGTACCACCATCACCGACCTCGGCAAGCGCCGGCAGACCTCCTACACCGCCTGGCGCCGCCGGCAAGGCACCGCCGCGACGAGCTACCCCGGACGCTTCACGGACGTCGTCCGGCAGGTCACCGCATTCGCAGACACACTCCTCAACGGCGATGCTGTCAACCTCACTTGGAGTGCTGCGACCCTCACATGGTCATGA
- a CDS encoding alpha/beta hydrolase translates to MWTSSLANGMRAAGHTAFAERLTATDAGLCSLAYYADLYSPPEAQGSGEARADGEASEVLADLLVELVAGHAAEHSAIEGPDDRDWQHRARILAHARAEADTSGQAQGSLAVLRRALNVTTTLMALKPWGGVTRRVAPKLMVKGLTQVSRYLARGEKDASGLTLDSRVRNRLHEALGDVPAVVVAHSLGTVVALEALHEHQSVTPLLVTLGSPLSMRTVVRPRLVPQPPRTPDRVERWLNFWDKDDIIAVRPLLERDVLPNASGVIPHSSRIDSDGIWVHSAGKYLAQAAVAGPIAEALMAAERRSAT, encoded by the coding sequence ATGTGGACATCCTCCTTGGCCAACGGGATGCGAGCAGCCGGGCACACGGCGTTTGCCGAGCGGCTGACTGCCACGGATGCGGGCCTCTGCTCATTGGCCTACTACGCCGACCTCTACTCACCCCCCGAGGCCCAGGGCAGCGGCGAGGCCCGTGCCGACGGGGAGGCGAGCGAGGTCCTCGCCGACCTCCTCGTCGAACTGGTCGCCGGGCACGCGGCCGAGCACTCCGCGATCGAAGGTCCGGACGACCGCGACTGGCAGCACCGGGCGAGGATTCTTGCCCACGCACGCGCCGAGGCCGACACGTCCGGCCAGGCCCAGGGCAGCCTGGCCGTGCTGCGAAGGGCGCTGAACGTGACGACCACTCTCATGGCGCTCAAGCCGTGGGGCGGAGTCACACGACGGGTGGCTCCCAAGCTGATGGTCAAGGGCCTCACCCAGGTGTCGCGCTACCTGGCGCGCGGAGAGAAGGACGCTTCGGGGCTGACCCTAGACAGTCGTGTACGAAACCGTCTGCACGAGGCGCTTGGGGACGTCCCCGCAGTGGTGGTCGCGCACTCTCTCGGAACCGTTGTCGCACTGGAAGCACTGCACGAACACCAGTCGGTCACCCCCCTCCTTGTCACCCTCGGATCGCCGCTTTCGATGCGCACCGTCGTCCGGCCCAGGCTCGTTCCGCAGCCCCCGCGCACACCCGATCGAGTTGAACGATGGCTGAACTTCTGGGACAAGGACGACATCATCGCCGTCCGCCCCCTGCTCGAACGTGATGTGCTGCCCAACGCTTCCGGAGTGATTCCCCACAGCAGCCGCATCGACTCGGACGGAATCTGGGTGCACTCCGCCGGAAAGTACCTGGCCCAGGCTGCCGTCGCGGGCCCGATCGCGGAAGCCCTCATGGCCGCAGAGCGCCGTTCTGCCACATGA